The following proteins come from a genomic window of Pseudomonas cichorii:
- a CDS encoding LacI family DNA-binding transcriptional regulator: protein MNNKKRPTIATVAERAGLSVATVDRVLNDRAPVSPQTAEQVLQAAEAVGYFAARLIGQRLRERRPHYRFGILLLGTAQEFYANLAAAINEAARAWTDANLSCHFEYITDRTPAVIAGQIEQLAVKYDGLGVVSFAHPLINQTILQIRAAGVPIVALLSDFHETPQGPYVGQDNHAFGRTMGWLVAHISGAREGCVGVLMGGHRFLGHQARVDGLRSYLTQHAPHLRLLEPLVNMDNDDITEEATLDLLARHDDLRGLCVVGGGGDGIIKALAQLPERPSICSILLESTSSSHQALEQGVVSLVIDSQPLLIGTSLIRLLVELQAAPVFDPKRHCVHVPLQIVTSENSGALGC, encoded by the coding sequence ATGAATAACAAGAAACGTCCTACGATTGCCACGGTGGCCGAACGCGCCGGCTTGAGTGTGGCCACCGTGGACCGGGTGCTCAACGACAGGGCTCCGGTCAGCCCGCAAACCGCCGAACAGGTGTTGCAGGCCGCCGAAGCGGTCGGTTATTTCGCCGCCCGCCTGATCGGCCAGCGACTGCGCGAGCGTCGCCCTCACTATCGTTTCGGCATTCTGCTGCTGGGCACTGCGCAGGAGTTCTACGCCAACCTTGCAGCGGCCATCAACGAAGCCGCCCGAGCCTGGACCGATGCCAATCTCAGCTGCCACTTCGAGTACATCACCGACCGTACCCCGGCCGTGATTGCCGGACAGATCGAACAACTGGCGGTGAAATATGACGGGCTGGGTGTCGTCAGTTTCGCTCATCCGCTGATCAACCAGACCATCCTGCAGATACGCGCCGCCGGGGTGCCGATAGTGGCCTTGCTGTCGGACTTCCACGAGACCCCGCAAGGGCCTTATGTCGGCCAGGACAACCATGCATTCGGGCGCACCATGGGCTGGCTGGTCGCCCATATCTCGGGTGCCCGCGAAGGATGCGTCGGGGTGCTGATGGGCGGCCATCGCTTTCTCGGGCATCAGGCCCGCGTCGACGGCCTGCGCAGCTACCTCACGCAACACGCACCGCACCTGCGCCTGCTGGAGCCGCTGGTGAACATGGATAACGACGACATCACCGAAGAAGCCACCCTCGACCTGCTGGCCCGCCATGACGACCTGCGCGGACTGTGCGTAGTAGGTGGGGGTGGCGACGGCATTATCAAAGCACTGGCCCAGTTACCCGAGCGGCCGTCGATCTGCAGCATCCTGCTGGAATCGACGTCCAGCTCGCATCAGGCGCTTGAGCAGGGCGTAGTCAGTCTGGTGATCGATTCGCAGCCACTGCTGATCGGCACTTCCCTGATCCGGCTGCTGGTCGAGTTGCAGGCAGCGCCAGTCTTTGATCCAAAGCGGCATTGTGTGCATGTGCCTTTGCAGATTGTGACGAGTGAGAATAGTGGGGCTTTGGGCTGTTGA
- a CDS encoding MocE family 2Fe-2S type ferredoxin codes for MTDQWIDVCAVDDIDEEDVIRFDHAQRTYAVYRSADSEFFATDGLCSHEAIHLADGLVMAHVIECPKHNGRFDYRSGQALGAPVCVNLKTYRVRVEAGRVLLGLTS; via the coding sequence ATGACCGACCAATGGATCGACGTATGCGCTGTGGACGACATAGACGAAGAAGACGTCATTCGTTTCGACCATGCCCAGCGCACCTATGCGGTTTACCGCTCTGCCGACAGTGAGTTTTTCGCCACCGACGGCCTGTGCTCCCATGAGGCCATTCACCTGGCCGACGGGCTGGTGATGGCGCATGTGATCGAGTGCCCCAAACACAATGGACGCTTCGATTACCGCTCCGGCCAGGCCTTGGGGGCTCCGGTCTGCGTCAATCTCAAGACCTACCGGGTCCGGGTCGAAGCGGGACGTGTCCTGCTCGGCCTCACCTCATGA
- a CDS encoding fatty acid desaturase family protein: MPEHDSAFEQGIQYTRRDYRLTGPEAARAAQKGLVSATWYQCPVSRKRMKELMQRRDGPALRDTALWFLTLGLSGWGGYWFWGSWACVPFFIVYGVLYGSASNARWHETGHGTAFKTRWMNDAVYHVASFMCLFEPHVWRWSHARHHTDTIIVGRDPEIVEPRPPSLLKMFLNLCSLPRALDTFRGVLRHAQGHASDEERDFIPESELPKVFRAARIWLVIYALTLMTALYLHSWLPLMFIGLPALYGGWLSYLFGITQHVGLAEDTLDHRTNCRTIYMNPVLRFLYMNMNYHLEHHMFPMVPYHALPQLHAEIIDDCPPPYRSLFEAFREIFPTVWKQRKDPTYFVRRPLRESSEQALAES; encoded by the coding sequence ATGCCTGAACACGATTCAGCCTTTGAACAGGGTATTCAATACACGCGTCGGGATTATCGACTGACCGGCCCAGAGGCAGCACGTGCCGCGCAAAAAGGTCTGGTATCGGCAACCTGGTATCAATGCCCTGTCTCTCGCAAGCGCATGAAAGAGTTGATGCAACGCCGCGATGGTCCGGCCCTGCGTGATACCGCGCTGTGGTTTCTGACGCTGGGGCTGTCCGGTTGGGGTGGCTACTGGTTCTGGGGAAGCTGGGCCTGCGTGCCGTTCTTCATTGTCTATGGCGTGCTCTATGGCAGCGCCTCCAATGCCCGCTGGCATGAAACCGGGCATGGCACGGCCTTCAAGACCCGCTGGATGAACGATGCCGTTTATCATGTCGCCAGCTTCATGTGCCTGTTTGAACCCCATGTCTGGCGCTGGAGTCATGCCAGGCACCACACCGATACCATCATTGTCGGTCGGGACCCGGAGATCGTCGAACCGCGTCCACCCAGTCTGTTGAAGATGTTTCTGAACCTGTGCAGCCTGCCCCGCGCACTGGACACCTTTCGCGGTGTCCTGCGCCATGCCCAGGGCCATGCGAGTGATGAAGAACGGGATTTCATCCCTGAATCCGAGCTGCCCAAGGTCTTTCGTGCGGCGCGGATCTGGCTGGTGATTTATGCCCTGACCCTCATGACCGCACTCTATCTGCACAGTTGGCTGCCTTTGATGTTTATCGGTCTACCGGCACTTTATGGCGGCTGGCTTTCCTATCTTTTCGGTATTACACAACATGTAGGGCTGGCCGAAGATACATTGGACCACCGCACTAACTGCCGAACCATTTATATGAACCCTGTGCTTCGGTTCCTCTACATGAACATGAACTATCACCTGGAACATCATATGTTTCCCATGGTGCCTTATCACGCCCTGCCGCAACTTCACGCGGAAATAATCGACGATTGCCCGCCGCCTTATCGCAGCCTGTTCGAGGCTTTCAGAGAAATTTTTCCAACGGTCTGGAAACAGCGCAAGGACCCGACCTACTTCGTTCGCCGCCCGTTACGGGAAAGCAGTGAACAGGCACTTGCCGAGTCCTGA